The following coding sequences lie in one Desulfobacterales bacterium genomic window:
- a CDS encoding transposase, protein MKSSKAQITAKFHKIPAIRFEDQQLTSFSGLLIFQLLFKRLNLKQRLKKCFSHLNVSPIFGRHLIVLLLIIHLLIGFRRLREVDYYRDDPIVLRLMGLRKLPDVSTISRALSQMEKDGVENVRRLSRSMVIQGLQRERLPRLTLDFDGSVQSTKGHAEGTAVGFNKAKKGARSYYPLF, encoded by the coding sequence GTGAAGTCCAGTAAAGCACAAATTACGGCAAAATTCCATAAAATTCCAGCGATTCGTTTCGAAGACCAACAGCTAACATCGTTTTCCGGTTTGCTGATCTTTCAGCTATTGTTTAAACGACTCAATTTGAAGCAGCGGCTTAAAAAATGCTTTTCGCATTTAAATGTTTCACCAATCTTCGGTCGGCATCTGATCGTATTGTTGCTCATTATTCATCTGCTTATTGGTTTTCGGCGCCTGCGTGAAGTCGACTACTACCGCGATGATCCAATCGTACTGCGACTAATGGGTTTACGCAAGCTGCCTGATGTATCAACCATCTCAAGGGCTCTTTCACAAATGGAAAAAGACGGAGTCGAAAATGTGCGCCGGCTATCCCGCTCAATGGTAATACAGGGGCTGCAGCGTGAACGGCTACCCCGTCTGACATTGGACTTTGATGGTTCGGTCCAGTCTACTAAAGGCCATGCAGAGGGTACCGCCGTTGGTTTCAATAAAGCCAAGAAGGGTGCTCGCAGTTACTACCCTTTATTTTG
- a CDS encoding long-chain fatty acid--CoA ligase has protein sequence MNIAWWVQRWAELHPKKDAIIFKDERITYFELNERADRASCWLQSLGIEKGDRVAAMLNNCPEFIELFLACARLGAIFVPLNFRLAAAELDYLLKNSRPRLFVFGQEFTATVKKLNIKNTKPSVMLSSVGKTPVDAEILDYTATSVDFDNQKPFLTQTLGPADPEEPQVIMYTSGTTGRPKGAVLSHRKTFFNCLNADIFFKLHFDDIMLVILPLFHSGGLFIQAAPTIYKGATLVIHAKFDPVKAYQDIERYQVTKFLGIPTVYRALVKVEPPARGDMSSLKVCAGGGEKTTPELFEQCREAGLAFRQVMGQTETSILLWASEEDSFRKPGTVGRPVFHAEVNIVDRYGRAVPPGEVGEIVVRGSIMMKEYWQDPVRTEETIRDGMLHTGDLARMDEDGYYFLVDRARDMYITGGENVYPAEVERILRQHPDVKDIAVVGIPDERWGEVGHAFVIAQEESGLSAEDIFSFCREQMAKFKCPRNITFCEDFPRTSLGKVRKRELIRNME, from the coding sequence ATGAACATTGCCTGGTGGGTACAACGCTGGGCGGAACTGCATCCAAAGAAAGACGCCATTATTTTCAAAGACGAAAGAATTACCTATTTTGAGCTAAATGAACGGGCGGACCGGGCCAGCTGTTGGTTGCAGTCTCTGGGAATCGAGAAAGGCGACCGTGTTGCTGCCATGTTAAACAACTGTCCCGAGTTCATTGAACTTTTTTTAGCGTGTGCCCGGCTGGGGGCAATATTTGTACCGCTCAATTTTCGATTGGCGGCCGCGGAACTCGATTATCTTCTGAAGAATTCCCGTCCGCGTTTATTTGTTTTCGGTCAGGAATTTACGGCTACCGTTAAAAAGTTGAATATTAAAAATACCAAACCTTCGGTGATGCTGTCATCGGTTGGGAAAACGCCGGTGGATGCGGAGATTTTGGACTATACTGCAACCTCGGTTGATTTCGACAACCAGAAACCCTTTTTAACCCAAACGCTGGGCCCGGCAGACCCGGAAGAGCCCCAGGTGATCATGTACACTTCGGGTACCACCGGCAGACCGAAAGGCGCCGTGCTCAGTCACCGCAAGACATTTTTTAACTGCTTGAATGCCGATATTTTTTTCAAACTGCATTTTGATGACATAATGCTTGTCATATTGCCCCTTTTTCATTCCGGAGGGCTCTTTATTCAGGCGGCGCCAACGATATACAAAGGCGCCACCCTGGTGATTCATGCCAAATTCGACCCCGTAAAGGCCTATCAGGATATCGAGCGCTATCAGGTGACCAAATTTCTAGGCATTCCCACTGTGTATCGAGCATTAGTCAAGGTCGAACCACCAGCAAGAGGTGATATGTCGTCTTTGAAGGTATGTGCCGGGGGAGGGGAGAAAACAACGCCTGAGCTCTTTGAACAGTGCCGCGAGGCTGGCCTGGCTTTCCGCCAGGTGATGGGGCAAACAGAAACCTCGATATTGCTGTGGGCATCGGAAGAAGACTCGTTTCGCAAGCCGGGGACGGTGGGTCGGCCGGTATTTCATGCCGAAGTCAATATTGTCGATAGATATGGCCGCGCCGTGCCACCTGGAGAGGTGGGCGAGATTGTGGTGCGTGGTTCTATTATGATGAAAGAATACTGGCAGGATCCGGTCCGCACCGAAGAGACGATTCGTGACGGAATGCTTCATACCGGTGATCTGGCCCGCATGGATGAAGACGGTTACTATTTTCTGGTGGACCGTGCCAGAGATATGTACATTACCGGCGGCGAAAACGTCTATCCCGCCGAGGTTGAACGCATCTTAAGACAGCACCCGGACGTCAAAGACATCGCGGTGGTGGGTATACCCGATGAGCGCTGGGGCGAAGTCGGGCATGCTTTTGTGATTGCTCAAGAAGAATCCGGTCTGAGTGCCGAAGACATCTTCTCTTTTTGCCGGGAGCAGATGGCAAAATTTAAATGCCCCCGCAACATCACCTTCTGCGAAGATTTTCCGCGCACTTCTCTTGGAAAGGTTCGCAAAAGGGAACTTATTAGAAATATGGAATAA
- a CDS encoding Xaa-Pro peptidase family protein — MALHFSAEEFKAREEQAIEKLKKRGLDGLLMFRQESMYYLTGYDSFGYVFFQCLYLGTNGHFTLLTRSPDLRQARHTSIIEDIRIWVDSADANPADQLKEILNEFGCRGKRLGVEYDAYGLTAKNGKLLENALQDFCTLEDASDLVNQLRVVKSDAEMVYVRKAAELADHAYDEAYRLASAGADEGHILAAMQGIIFSGGGDYPGNEFIIGSGKDALLCRYKSGRRKLDAQDQLTLEWAAAYRHYHAAMMRTIPIGNATSRHQDMHKVCMEAMQACKHALRPGRPIGEVFDAYATTCDAADMREHRLNATGYSLGTTFAPNWMDWPMFYHANPVIAEPNMVFFLHMILMDSISNHAICFGHTVVVTATGCESLSDRSMDLIVK; from the coding sequence ATGGCGTTGCATTTTTCTGCCGAAGAATTTAAAGCCCGCGAAGAACAGGCAATTGAAAAATTGAAAAAGCGGGGGTTGGATGGACTTCTAATGTTTCGCCAGGAAAGCATGTACTATCTGACCGGTTATGACAGTTTTGGATATGTTTTTTTCCAGTGTCTGTATCTGGGTACCAACGGGCATTTTACGCTTTTAACCCGTTCACCGGATCTGAGACAGGCGCGTCATACCTCTATCATAGAAGACATTCGCATTTGGGTAGACAGCGCAGATGCAAATCCAGCGGATCAGTTAAAGGAAATTCTGAACGAATTTGGATGCAGAGGAAAACGTCTGGGGGTTGAGTACGACGCCTATGGATTGACCGCTAAAAATGGAAAATTACTGGAAAATGCCTTACAGGATTTTTGCACACTCGAAGATGCTTCAGATCTTGTGAATCAATTGCGAGTTGTAAAAAGTGACGCGGAGATGGTCTACGTCCGAAAAGCCGCTGAGCTGGCAGATCACGCTTATGATGAAGCCTACCGCCTTGCAAGTGCAGGAGCCGATGAAGGTCATATTTTGGCAGCGATGCAGGGAATCATCTTTTCCGGAGGGGGTGATTATCCGGGTAATGAATTCATTATCGGCTCGGGAAAAGATGCATTGCTATGTCGTTATAAATCTGGTCGTCGCAAACTCGATGCCCAAGATCAATTGACGCTTGAATGGGCCGCTGCTTATCGGCATTACCATGCTGCCATGATGCGTACGATTCCCATTGGCAATGCCACTTCTCGGCATCAGGATATGCATAAGGTTTGTATGGAAGCCATGCAGGCGTGTAAGCATGCCCTTCGACCCGGACGCCCTATCGGAGAGGTGTTTGATGCGTATGCAACCACCTGTGATGCTGCCGATATGCGAGAACACCGTTTAAACGCAACCGGCTACAGCCTGGGAACGACGTTTGCGCCCAACTGGATGGACTGGCCGATGTTTTACCATGCCAATCCGGTGATAGCCGAACCGAATATGGTTTTCTTCCTGCATATGATCCTGATGGACAGCATCAGCAACCATGCCATCTGCTTCGGCCATACAGTGGTCGTGACCGCTACCGGTTGTGAATCATTGTCCGACCGATCCATGGACTTGATCGTCAAATAG
- a CDS encoding thioesterase family protein: MAFRSKLKIRFGDIDHAGIVYYPRFLHYFHVALEEFFGQELGIDYPILVNEHRIGLPTVHLETDFSRPLRYGDQIEVEVRIIKIGRTSITFGYRVFKQGDKEPRTIGHNVTVCQDIDTFKKKDIPDWLRQRLETQLSKD, encoded by the coding sequence ATGGCTTTTCGATCTAAGTTAAAAATTCGTTTTGGCGATATAGATCATGCGGGTATTGTCTATTATCCGCGGTTTCTGCATTATTTTCATGTTGCCTTGGAAGAATTTTTTGGTCAGGAACTGGGTATTGATTATCCTATCCTGGTCAACGAACATCGTATCGGGCTTCCCACCGTCCATCTGGAAACCGATTTCAGTCGGCCCCTGCGATACGGAGATCAAATAGAGGTCGAAGTCAGGATAATAAAAATCGGTCGGACGTCAATTACCTTTGGATATCGGGTATTCAAGCAGGGCGATAAAGAACCGCGGACAATCGGGCATAATGTGACGGTTTGTCAGGATATAGACACATTCAAGAAAAAAGACATCCCAGATTGGTTGCGGCAGCGCCTTGAAACGCAACTCTCTAAGGATTGA
- a CDS encoding GNAT family N-acetyltransferase, whose amino-acid sequence MNVETPIIQLAVPSDAASLAKLAEKTFRDAFAPFLKKEDLENYVARSFSENQITTELLDSATTFFIAMIKRKWVGYAKLYQGTTPDCVQPLPAIELARLYSMQQYLGYGIGAALLKACTSYARSKAFKSIWLSSWQENNRGNAFYAKMQFEILGTKNFTIGSDIQQDFIFARPIS is encoded by the coding sequence ATGAACGTTGAAACACCCATCATTCAGCTTGCAGTACCGTCCGATGCCGCCTCTCTGGCAAAACTGGCAGAAAAAACTTTCAGGGATGCTTTTGCTCCCTTCCTTAAAAAGGAAGATTTGGAAAATTACGTGGCACGTTCTTTTAGCGAAAATCAGATCACGACCGAACTACTTGACAGTGCCACCACATTTTTCATTGCTATGATAAAGAGAAAATGGGTAGGGTATGCCAAACTTTATCAAGGCACGACTCCGGATTGCGTCCAACCACTGCCGGCCATCGAGCTTGCCAGACTTTATTCAATGCAGCAATATTTGGGCTATGGCATTGGTGCCGCCCTTTTGAAGGCTTGCACAAGCTATGCGCGCAGCAAAGCATTTAAATCCATCTGGCTGAGCAGCTGGCAGGAAAATAACAGGGGAAATGCATTTTACGCTAAAATGCAATTTGAAATTTTGGGTACAAAAAATTTTACAATAGGATCCGATATCCAACAAGATTTCATTTTCGCTAGACCCATATCGTAA
- a CDS encoding DMT family transporter has translation MNSIALLLILVAAIVHASWNFFAKHSGGSVPFIWLFGAISSVIYLPVAAVVAVLYRPHIGGIEILCLALSSLLHTAYFLLLTRGYRSGDLSLVYPLARCSAPVITVFLAITIFQERPSLLALCGAAAIVCGMLYLMGSPKLLLMSGSGRAVGYALLTGLAIAAYTMVDKYTVSNRLVPPILLDYIANFGRMLLMTPYALSNWEKVRFEWTHHRREVIGIALLIPLSYILILSALVFTPVSYVAPAREISILIGTLMGARMLGEGQIRQRIIGATVMVGGMVALALG, from the coding sequence ATGAACAGCATCGCACTCCTGCTGATTTTGGTTGCTGCAATTGTTCATGCCAGTTGGAATTTTTTCGCCAAACATTCCGGCGGTAGCGTCCCGTTTATTTGGCTTTTTGGGGCGATTTCTAGTGTAATATATCTTCCGGTTGCAGCCGTTGTTGCCGTTTTATATCGGCCCCATATCGGCGGTATTGAAATCCTGTGTCTTGCTTTATCTTCACTGCTCCACACTGCATATTTTCTTCTTTTAACGCGCGGATACAGGAGTGGCGATCTATCTCTGGTCTATCCCTTGGCCCGGTGTTCCGCGCCGGTTATCACCGTCTTCCTAGCGATAACAATTTTTCAGGAAAGACCGTCTTTATTGGCTTTATGCGGGGCGGCAGCTATCGTGTGCGGGATGTTATATCTCATGGGAAGTCCAAAATTGCTGCTGATGTCCGGTTCAGGTCGAGCAGTTGGATATGCCCTTCTGACCGGGCTTGCAATTGCAGCTTATACAATGGTTGACAAATACACGGTAAGTAACCGGCTTGTCCCGCCCATCTTGCTCGACTACATAGCTAATTTCGGCCGGATGCTACTTATGACGCCCTATGCCCTTTCAAATTGGGAAAAAGTTCGATTTGAGTGGACTCACCATCGGCGGGAAGTTATTGGAATTGCTCTGTTAATTCCGCTTTCGTATATTCTTATACTTTCAGCGCTTGTTTTTACTCCAGTCAGCTATGTAGCACCTGCAAGGGAGATCAGCATCCTTATCGGTACTTTGATGGGTGCGCGGATGTTAGGTGAAGGACAAATTAGACAGCGCATTATTGGTGCAACTGTTATGGTAGGCGGTATGGTTGCTCTGGCTTTAGGATGA
- a CDS encoding pyridoxal phosphate-dependent aminotransferase, translated as MDYEKFIVQKIKNMGESQTIAIGEKAQQLKQEGVEIISFAMGEPDFDTPHNIKAKAVDAINAGYTKYTAVAGIDTLKAAICRKLEQDNTLHYSPEQILVSCGGKHTLYNISQAIFDTGDEVVVLSPHWVTYPAQVSLAGASPVFVDTTRSPALAPTADDLSGVLTKRTRAVIFSNPSNPSGKVYTRDELEVVAQFALKNDLILIADEMYEQLVYGDNEFISIASLGDEIKERTITVNGVSKAYAMTGWRIGYAAGPREIIKAMTKIQGQMTSNPNSIAQYAAKEALMGDQRSVEKMRAAYQQRRDYVVKSFNEIDGVTCRMPEGAFYAFPHVAELFAKSYRGRRIAGSVELCSYLLEEGHVALVPGAAFGCDEYIRLSYAADMESIRTGLNRIKQAVEKLTT; from the coding sequence ATGGATTACGAAAAATTTATTGTGCAAAAAATCAAAAATATGGGTGAATCCCAAACCATTGCTATCGGTGAAAAAGCCCAGCAATTAAAGCAGGAGGGGGTCGAGATCATCAGTTTCGCCATGGGTGAACCGGATTTTGACACCCCGCATAACATAAAGGCCAAAGCGGTAGACGCCATTAATGCCGGATATACAAAATACACTGCGGTGGCAGGCATAGACACGCTAAAAGCAGCAATCTGCCGCAAGCTCGAGCAAGATAACACACTTCACTATTCACCGGAACAGATACTTGTGTCGTGTGGTGGCAAACATACGCTTTACAATATATCTCAGGCGATCTTTGACACGGGCGACGAGGTTGTTGTTTTAAGCCCCCACTGGGTGACCTATCCTGCCCAGGTAAGCCTGGCCGGCGCATCACCTGTTTTCGTGGATACGACCCGGTCACCCGCACTGGCCCCGACGGCAGATGACCTAAGCGGGGTTCTTACAAAACGAACCAGAGCTGTCATATTCAGCAATCCCAGCAACCCGTCCGGCAAAGTTTACACCCGCGACGAATTGGAGGTGGTAGCACAGTTTGCGCTGAAAAATGACCTGATCCTGATCGCTGATGAAATGTATGAGCAGTTGGTTTATGGCGATAACGAGTTTATCAGCATTGCGAGTCTGGGTGATGAGATCAAGGAGCGGACTATCACCGTCAATGGGGTATCCAAGGCTTACGCCATGACAGGGTGGCGCATTGGATATGCCGCCGGTCCACGCGAAATAATCAAGGCCATGACAAAAATTCAGGGGCAGATGACATCGAACCCTAATTCGATCGCTCAGTATGCCGCGAAAGAGGCTTTGATGGGTGATCAGAGATCGGTTGAAAAGATGCGAGCCGCCTATCAGCAGCGGCGTGATTATGTCGTAAAAAGCTTCAACGAAATTGACGGTGTTACTTGCAGAATGCCGGAAGGGGCCTTTTATGCGTTTCCCCATGTGGCGGAGCTTTTTGCCAAATCTTACAGGGGCCGCAGAATAGCAGGCTCGGTGGAACTGTGTTCTTATCTTTTGGAAGAGGGCCATGTGGCGTTGGTGCCGGGGGCTGCATTCGGCTGCGACGAATACATTCGCCTTTCTTATGCTGCTGATATGGAAAGCATAAGAACTGGATTGAACAGAATCAAACAAGCAGTTGAAAAATTAACGACATAA
- a CDS encoding isocitrate lyase/phosphoenolpyruvate mutase family protein, with the protein MTKAQQLRKLFDKKPLTVITGAHNGLGAKLIERAGFDGVWASGFEISTSYGIPDASLISMNQFLETARSMNEVINIPIVADCDTGYGNATNVMYMVKRYEEAGIAAVSIEDKKFPKDTSLLAGGRQELLRIEEFEGKIEAAKSAQTTSDFMVIARVEALIAGWGQEEARMRAYRYAGAGADAILVHSKSSDPEEILEFVKNWDLDTPLVIIPTNYPSLTEKDIEKLGKVKMVIYANQGVRVAVKAMEDLFNRIRQNRSIENIDEKLVPVNHLFELQGVPEMKDNEKKYLR; encoded by the coding sequence ATGACGAAAGCACAACAGCTTCGCAAATTATTTGATAAAAAACCTTTAACTGTGATTACGGGGGCACACAATGGCTTAGGCGCTAAGCTGATAGAAAGAGCCGGTTTTGATGGCGTATGGGCCAGTGGGTTTGAAATTTCCACCTCATATGGAATTCCGGATGCAAGCTTAATTTCGATGAATCAGTTTTTAGAGACTGCGCGTTCGATGAATGAAGTCATTAATATTCCTATTGTAGCGGACTGTGATACGGGGTATGGCAATGCCACAAACGTGATGTATATGGTTAAACGATACGAGGAAGCCGGAATTGCTGCGGTTTCAATTGAAGATAAGAAGTTTCCCAAGGATACCAGCCTTCTTGCAGGCGGCAGACAAGAACTGCTGCGGATAGAAGAATTTGAGGGTAAAATAGAGGCTGCCAAATCCGCCCAAACAACATCCGACTTTATGGTAATCGCCCGCGTCGAAGCCCTGATTGCAGGTTGGGGGCAGGAAGAAGCCCGAATGAGGGCTTACCGGTATGCAGGGGCTGGAGCCGATGCGATTTTAGTCCATTCCAAATCTTCAGATCCGGAGGAGATCCTTGAATTTGTCAAGAATTGGGATCTTGATACTCCTCTGGTTATTATCCCGACGAATTACCCCAGTCTTACGGAGAAGGACATCGAAAAGCTCGGCAAAGTCAAGATGGTTATTTATGCCAATCAGGGCGTGCGGGTTGCCGTAAAGGCGATGGAGGATCTTTTTAATCGGATCAGGCAAAATAGAAGTATAGAAAATATTGATGAGAAACTCGTTCCGGTAAATCACCTGTTCGAATTGCAAGGCGTTCCGGAAATGAAAGACAATGAAAAAAAATATCTGCGTTAA
- a CDS encoding MalY/PatB family protein, with protein sequence MDKSSSGIKYDFDTVVSRKGTNSYKWNFFPEDLATKYFVYTERYFEPGGPIPMWVADMDFKTAQPIIDALVKRASHGIFGYTGKSPAYFKAVCHWMKKRHHWDIQPEWIVPTPGTTSAIHILINTFTSVSEKVLIPTPAYFPFMGATLKNGRQPLMSPLKLENRRYTLDLEDLEEKARDPLAKLMFLCNPHNPVGRVWSREELTKVGEICLRHNVIVISDEVHLDTVYKGHQYTPFASISTEFALNSIASTSVNKAFNLGGVQAANLIVSNEKLRQAFELELSKNGYEQLNPFGLVAVEAAYNYGEEWLEQCLEYLEENLNFLDNYLEEKLPQVELIRPEGTHLAWLDFRKLGMYKDELHNFIIEKAGVVFDDGYVFGEGGDGFQRLNFACPRSVLEEVLNRVERAIHG encoded by the coding sequence ATGGACAAATCATCATCAGGGATAAAATACGATTTTGACACCGTCGTCAGTCGCAAGGGCACAAACTCATATAAATGGAATTTTTTCCCCGAAGATTTGGCAACCAAATATTTTGTGTATACCGAACGATATTTTGAACCCGGCGGTCCGATTCCAATGTGGGTTGCAGACATGGATTTCAAAACGGCCCAACCGATAATCGATGCTCTTGTAAAAAGAGCCTCACATGGAATTTTCGGTTACACAGGAAAGAGCCCGGCCTATTTTAAAGCAGTGTGTCACTGGATGAAAAAAAGACACCACTGGGATATTCAACCTGAATGGATCGTTCCCACACCGGGAACTACTTCAGCAATCCATATCCTTATCAATACTTTTACGTCTGTTTCGGAAAAAGTGTTAATTCCAACTCCCGCTTATTTCCCTTTTATGGGGGCTACACTGAAAAACGGGCGACAACCGCTGATGAGTCCGTTGAAATTAGAAAATAGAAGATACACCCTGGATTTGGAGGATCTTGAGGAAAAAGCTCGCGATCCTCTTGCCAAATTAATGTTTTTGTGCAATCCGCATAATCCCGTGGGAAGAGTATGGAGCAGGGAAGAACTAACAAAGGTCGGCGAAATATGCTTGAGGCACAATGTTATTGTTATATCGGATGAGGTGCATCTGGATACAGTATATAAAGGGCATCAATATACACCCTTTGCGAGTATATCGACTGAATTCGCATTAAACTCGATCGCCAGCACTTCTGTCAATAAGGCGTTTAATCTGGGAGGAGTTCAGGCTGCAAACCTTATTGTTTCCAACGAAAAACTGCGCCAAGCTTTTGAACTTGAATTATCAAAAAATGGTTATGAGCAATTGAATCCCTTTGGCCTTGTTGCAGTTGAGGCGGCTTATAACTATGGAGAAGAATGGCTTGAGCAGTGCCTGGAATATCTGGAAGAGAACCTGAATTTTTTGGACAATTACTTAGAGGAGAAACTGCCGCAGGTTGAACTGATCAGGCCCGAAGGGACACATTTGGCATGGCTGGATTTTAGAAAACTCGGGATGTATAAGGATGAGCTTCACAATTTCATTATTGAAAAAGCCGGGGTGGTATTCGATGATGGTTATGTATTCGGCGAAGGCGGCGACGGGTTCCAGAGACTCAATTTCGCATGTCCCCGTAGTGTTCTGGAAGAAGTTTTAAACAGGGTGGAAAGAGCGATACACGGCTAA